In the Podospora pseudocomata strain CBS 415.72m chromosome 5, whole genome shotgun sequence genome, one interval contains:
- a CDS encoding hypothetical protein (EggNog:ENOG503NZXQ; COG:S) codes for MPEATAIMSTMRGLTEAEANHIIAIEQGCSAISLLGCLFVLVTFSVSDAFRQRAVNRMVFYATFGNMLTNVATLMTRTYVGDENSFGCQLQGFLIQVFMQGDAYWALAMAINVWLTFYHKYDQRMLRRMEIAYFVCCYGVPFIPGFTFIFASNQNGRPYGNAVLWCWLRPEWEIYRIALFYGPVWLSIVVTMFIYLRAGREIYQKRRKMLNFSSSNGTGTVVGNEPFSPVANEFSTAFNFKTTEVTQTTEIIQPPAPIAAAHSRTKSPGAPAGAQVKDPNFSYSVNISADPSANARVSLDDDDLEAAESPTTLTSTMSSTQKAKHARVMSSGGFQSTQISTGNSPNLHARRRNMENNNATWSYAKCSILFFSVLLITWIPSSGNRVYSMVHRGEVSKPLFFASAFVLPLQGFWNAIIYMVTSWAACKSLWAAIMLSLPGCCSGRSRRMSVVEITDGKPHHHTLRRDQGYSGRQSTVGKWVGSKSLQEESTSMEDLTREGRSHAERTSPV; via the exons ATGCCAGAAGCAACAGCCATCATGAGCACCATGCGTGGCctcaccgaggccgaggcgaaCCACATCATTGCCATCGAGCAAGGTTGCTCGGCCATCTCACTGTTGGGGTGTCTTTTCGTCCTCGTCACCTTCTCCGTCTCTGATGCCTTCCGCCAACGGGCCGTCAACCGCATGGTCTTCTACGCCACCTTTGGCAACATGTTGACGAATGTCGCCACCCTCATGACGAGAACATATGTCGGCGACGAGAACTCGTTTGGTTGTCAGCTCCAAGGCTTCTTGATTCAAGT ATTTATGCAAGGCGATGCGTACTGGGCTTTGGCCATGGCCATTAATGTGTGGCTCACATTCTACCACAAGTATGACCAAAGAATGTTGAGAAGGATGGAGATCGCCTACTTTGTCTGTTGCTACGGTGTGCCATTCATTCCGGGATTCACGTTCATCTTTGCCTCAAACCAAAACGGGAGGCCATACGGCAATGCCGTCTTATGGTGCTGGCTGAGGCCCGAATGGGAGATCTACAGAATTGCGCTGTTTTACGGGCCTGTGTG GCTTTCCATCGTCGTCACAATGTTTATTTACTTGCGGGCTGGGCGCGAAATCTACCAGAAGCGACGAAAGATGCTCAActtcagctcctccaatGGCACTGGCACAGTAGTAGGAAACGAGCCGTTCTCACCTGTTGCAAACGAGttctccaccgccttcaACTTCAAGACCACGGAGGTCACCCAAACCACCGAGATTATTCAGCCACCTGCCCCTATCGCAGCCGCTCACTCAAGAACAAAGTCACCAGGTGCCCCTGCCGGGGCTCAGGTCAAAGACCCCAACTTCTCTTACTCTGTCAACATTTCCGCCGATCCCTCTGCCAACGCACGTGTCTccctcgacgacgatgacctCGAAGCCGCCGAAAGCCCAACCACATTGACGTCAACGATGAGCAGCACCCAAAAGGCCAAGCATGCCCGTGTGATGAGCAGCGGTGGCTTCCAGTCCACACAGATATCCACCGGCAACTCCCCCAACCTTCACGCCCGCCGGCGCAACATGGAGAATAACAACGCGACCTGGTCATACGCCAAGTGCtccattctcttcttcagcgtcctcctcatcacatGGATCCCTTCCTCTGGAAATCGTGTCTACAGCATGGTCCACCGCGGCGAGGTCTCCAAGCCGCTCTTCTTTGCCTCGGCTTTTGTGCTACCACTTCAGGGATTTTGGAACGCAATCATTTACATGGTCACATCGTGGGCGGCGTGCAAGTCCCTCTGGGCTGCCATTATGCTCAGCCTCCCCGGCTGCTGCTCTGGGAGGAGCAGACGGATGAGCGTGGTCGAGATCACCGACGGAAAGCCGCATCATCATACGCTTCGACGGGATCAGGGGTATTCCGGGCGGCAGTCGACAGTTGGGAAGTGGGTTGGGAGCAAGAGCCTGCAGGAGGAGAGCACGAGCATGGAGGATttgacgagggaggggaggtcaCATGCTGAGCGGACGTCGCCTGTGTAA